In Archangium violaceum, the following are encoded in one genomic region:
- a CDS encoding alpha/beta hydrolase family protein, whose protein sequence is MQNVAKDPGQSVSNELPQTRSLPVEAFHAWEAFFTRLVFAGLDWGDATIALEGFKPGAPGKVDWRDWHDRWLKLGKDYEQSAEKALAAGHHLTARQWLLKAAAAGHFAEFMYFDNPPLKHETRMWVTRVFHRAIPYLEYPTEPLTVAYKGHALPAYFMRPATPGPHPCVILVNGLDSAKEVELFVFAQTFLARGMAVMLFDGPGQGELIGVEPLTPDFEHVVGAVLRKMRGNSGIDLNRIGIFGVSYGGYLASRAAAFHPQDIKACINLAGTFDLENYLSINPRVRTDFRFVFKQKDDEAMNLLARERLHLNDAPALTAPLLCIHGEQDNVFPFVACKRFKDWARGGFELISYPRERHVSTNYFADFIPRFGDWMAQKLGATAPLPAGARR, encoded by the coding sequence ATGCAGAACGTGGCGAAAGACCCTGGCCAGTCCGTATCGAACGAGCTCCCGCAGACCCGGAGCCTTCCAGTGGAAGCCTTCCACGCCTGGGAGGCGTTCTTCACGCGCCTGGTCTTCGCCGGGCTGGACTGGGGAGACGCCACCATCGCGCTGGAGGGCTTCAAGCCCGGCGCCCCGGGCAAGGTCGACTGGCGGGACTGGCATGACCGTTGGCTGAAGCTCGGGAAGGACTACGAGCAGTCCGCGGAGAAGGCCCTGGCCGCGGGCCACCACCTCACGGCCCGGCAATGGCTGCTCAAGGCCGCGGCCGCCGGCCACTTCGCGGAGTTCATGTACTTCGACAACCCGCCACTCAAGCACGAGACGCGCATGTGGGTCACCCGCGTCTTCCACCGGGCCATCCCCTATCTGGAGTACCCCACGGAGCCGCTCACCGTGGCGTACAAGGGCCACGCCCTGCCGGCCTACTTCATGCGCCCGGCCACCCCGGGCCCCCACCCCTGCGTCATCCTCGTCAATGGTCTGGACTCGGCCAAGGAGGTCGAGCTCTTCGTGTTCGCCCAGACGTTCCTGGCGCGGGGCATGGCGGTGATGCTCTTCGACGGCCCTGGCCAGGGTGAGCTCATCGGCGTGGAGCCGCTGACGCCCGACTTCGAGCACGTGGTGGGAGCCGTGCTGCGGAAGATGCGCGGCAACAGTGGCATCGACCTGAACCGGATCGGCATCTTCGGGGTGAGCTACGGCGGATATCTGGCCAGCCGGGCGGCGGCCTTCCACCCCCAGGACATCAAGGCCTGCATCAATCTGGCCGGCACCTTCGACCTCGAGAACTACCTGAGCATCAACCCCCGGGTTCGCACGGACTTCCGCTTCGTCTTCAAGCAGAAGGACGACGAGGCGATGAACCTCCTGGCCCGTGAGCGTCTGCACTTGAACGACGCCCCCGCCCTCACCGCCCCGCTGCTGTGCATCCATGGCGAGCAGGACAACGTCTTCCCCTTCGTCGCCTGCAAGCGTTTCAAGGACTGGGCCCGGGGTGGATTCGAGCTCATCTCCTATCCCCGTGAGCGGCATGTGAGCACCAACTACTTCGCGGACTTCATCCCGCGCTTCGGCGACTGGATGGCCCAGAAGCTCGGAGCCACCGCTCCCCTCCCTGCCGGCGCCCGGCGCTGA
- a CDS encoding SRPBCC family protein, producing METSVKNEIIIKQTPDIVYRCCTQVESWPQVFPTCLSVKQSAVGADTREVIMEMTVRNAFGTNTIRSHRHYAHERQHIQFKMITVPPQFAGMHGTWSVEPCEGGSKLVVIHTFEPAQPTVQAREELGRNVYSNTAQVLTHLKDWAERQ from the coding sequence ATGGAAACCTCCGTCAAGAACGAGATCATCATCAAGCAGACCCCCGACATCGTCTATCGCTGCTGTACGCAGGTGGAGTCCTGGCCCCAGGTCTTCCCCACCTGTCTGTCGGTGAAGCAGAGCGCGGTGGGCGCGGACACGCGAGAGGTCATCATGGAGATGACGGTCCGCAACGCCTTCGGCACCAACACCATCCGCTCGCACCGCCACTATGCGCACGAGCGTCAGCACATCCAGTTCAAGATGATCACCGTGCCGCCCCAGTTCGCTGGAATGCACGGCACCTGGAGCGTCGAGCCCTGTGAGGGTGGCTCCAAGCTGGTGGTCATCCACACTTTCGAGCCGGCGCAGCCCACCGTGCAGGCCCGGGAGGAGCTGGGGCGGAACGTCTACTCCAACACCGCGCAGGTGCTCACGCACCTCAAGGACTGGGCCGAGCGCCAGTAA
- a CDS encoding c-type cytochrome — protein sequence MKDTATLPTALLAAWLLVGCEAPDTVLAKHGCSSCHTPSTEGLGPSLRLISTHYSSREELVQFLEGKSAPRVSPEGFEAMKPMVEKTRALTPEERTRIAEAILRHRAG from the coding sequence ATGAAGGACACCGCCACGCTGCCGACGGCACTCCTCGCCGCCTGGCTCCTCGTGGGATGCGAGGCACCGGACACCGTGCTCGCGAAACATGGATGTTCCTCGTGCCACACGCCGTCCACCGAGGGACTGGGCCCCTCCCTCCGCCTCATCTCGACGCACTACTCCTCGCGGGAAGAGCTCGTCCAGTTCCTCGAGGGGAAGAGCGCTCCGCGGGTCTCCCCGGAAGGTTTCGAGGCGATGAAGCCCATGGTGGAGAAGACCCGCGCCCTGACGCCCGAAGAGCGCACGCGCATCGCCGAGGCAATCCTCCGACACCGCGCCGGTTGA
- a CDS encoding DoxX family membrane protein, whose translation MQRLEVVVRWLMGAVFVLFGASKFYPFMPTPPVPPEAATFIAALMTSGYMWPLLGVIEVMGGALLLSGRYIPISVAILAPVITNIALYLLLLAKTGPGMVMALFLVSCELFLLWRYRQRWALMVAA comes from the coding sequence ATGCAGCGATTGGAAGTCGTGGTCCGGTGGCTGATGGGGGCGGTATTCGTGCTCTTCGGAGCGAGCAAGTTCTACCCGTTCATGCCAACCCCCCCCGTGCCGCCAGAGGCCGCCACGTTCATCGCGGCCCTGATGACCAGCGGATACATGTGGCCGCTCCTGGGAGTCATCGAGGTCATGGGGGGAGCCCTGCTGTTGTCCGGACGGTACATTCCCATCAGCGTGGCCATCCTGGCCCCGGTGATCACCAACATCGCGCTCTACCTGCTGCTGCTCGCGAAGACGGGGCCGGGAATGGTCATGGCCCTCTTCCTCGTCTCCTGCGAGCTGTTCCTGCTCTGGCGTTACCGGCAGCGCTGGGCGCTGATGGTGGCCGCATGA
- a CDS encoding MarR family winged helix-turn-helix transcriptional regulator, whose product MELNDQLGYNLYRAALLFRRELIRALREHDLTPEQWQTLASLWAHGPLSPSEIARVTLQDLPSISRMLSRMEKRGWVGRVEDPKDGRSFRVELTREGSHLQTILPPLIFEHFEEVLDGFPETRRRKLLELLRELRQVLGDPTP is encoded by the coding sequence GTGGAACTGAACGACCAGCTTGGATACAACCTCTATCGCGCAGCGCTCTTGTTCCGTCGAGAGCTCATCCGAGCTTTGAGGGAGCACGACCTCACGCCCGAGCAGTGGCAGACCCTTGCATCCCTCTGGGCGCACGGCCCGCTGTCTCCCTCGGAGATCGCTCGCGTGACCCTGCAGGATCTCCCCTCCATCTCCCGGATGCTCTCCCGCATGGAGAAGCGAGGGTGGGTTGGCAGGGTGGAGGATCCGAAGGACGGGCGTTCGTTCCGTGTGGAGCTCACACGGGAGGGGAGCCATCTGCAGACCATCCTGCCTCCCCTCATCTTCGAGCACTTCGAGGAGGTGCTCGACGGATTCCCCGAGACGCGTCGCCGGAAGCTCCTGGAGCTCCTCCGCGAGCTCCGGCAGGTGCTGGGAGATCCAACCCCCTGA
- a CDS encoding ATP-binding protein produces MTLELGTLVVASLAYLLVLFLIAYAAERGRIPSRVTQHPLVYALALGVYATSWSYFGSVGYASQHGFRYLGIYLGATLSCLLVPVLWRPLLKLTRELRLTSLADLFAFRYPGQATGTLVTLGLLAGTLPYLALQVRAIVESARVLSPSASATVLGLGFCIITIVFSILFGARHLTPGERHEGLALAIAFESLVKGVALVLVGAWAVVSIFGGPGGLQSWLDAHPEALRAMQQPAREASWTPLLVLSCAAAFLIPRQYHVAFTESPERDALSTATWAFPLLLLLMNVAVPLVLWSGTALGLTGPADFHVLAVPASRGAHALALLAFLGGISAASAMVIVTTLAMAPMCLTHLVLPLGYARAPGNLYRRLLWARRVLIAAIILAGYGFYLLLDRRAAGLVDLGLVSFVGVAQFIPGLLGLLFWPRATRVGFLSGLAAGTTVWGVLLLRPLWLGGGLPPGATALAALLGFSTVEPWGFVTFTSLILNALAFVGLSLATRPSSEEAEAARLCAREAPSLAAGSVTAGSPEEFRRQLAPVLGPDAAVAELDRALAELGLSQGERRPAELRRLRDQIERNLSGLLGPVLARLAVSEALQVDPQARTALAEQLRFVEERLRDASGMKGPVRELEAVRRYLQRILEELPLGACALGPDQDVVIWNAELERLSGLKSEEVRGQTLSRLPPPWGELLSGFASGPDADAEAQVRLDGRERILRLHRSLATPSGASEAEPERLEGAVLLLEDLTERKAMDARLAHQDRLASVGRVAAGVAHEIGNPLTAITSVAQNLRYEEDPAEIQERVQLILQQAKRIDAIVRALVTFSHAGAAGSQGEPITRVPLAPLLTEAAQLSRLGRKSADVQCVSHCPESLEVVGNAQRLVQVFVNLVTNAIDASPRGGLVELFAEEAGEQVRVRVVDKGHGIPPELAQRIFEPFFTTKQPGEGTGLGLALVSSIIREHGGTLEVDSQPEAGTTIRVTLPKAMARHDPAPPAPVSS; encoded by the coding sequence ATGACCCTTGAGCTCGGCACGCTCGTCGTCGCCTCCCTCGCCTACCTGCTGGTGCTGTTCCTCATCGCCTACGCCGCCGAGCGCGGGCGCATCCCCTCGCGCGTCACCCAGCACCCGCTCGTCTACGCCTTGGCGCTCGGCGTCTACGCCACCTCCTGGTCCTACTTCGGCAGCGTGGGCTACGCCTCCCAGCACGGCTTTCGCTACCTCGGCATCTACCTGGGCGCCACCCTCTCCTGCCTGCTCGTCCCCGTGCTGTGGCGCCCGCTGCTCAAGCTCACCCGGGAGCTGCGGCTCACCTCGCTCGCGGACCTCTTCGCCTTCCGCTACCCGGGCCAGGCCACCGGCACCCTGGTGACGCTGGGGCTGCTGGCCGGCACCCTGCCCTATCTCGCCCTCCAGGTGCGCGCCATCGTCGAGTCCGCGCGCGTCCTCAGCCCCTCGGCCTCGGCCACCGTGCTGGGCCTGGGCTTCTGCATCATCACCATCGTCTTCTCCATCCTCTTCGGTGCCCGCCACCTGACCCCGGGCGAGCGCCACGAGGGCCTCGCGCTCGCCATCGCCTTCGAGTCGCTGGTGAAGGGCGTGGCCCTGGTGCTCGTGGGCGCCTGGGCGGTGGTCTCCATCTTCGGCGGTCCGGGTGGACTCCAGTCCTGGCTGGACGCGCACCCCGAGGCCCTGCGCGCCATGCAGCAGCCCGCGCGCGAGGCCTCCTGGACACCGCTGCTCGTGCTCTCCTGCGCCGCGGCCTTCCTCATCCCGCGCCAGTACCACGTCGCCTTCACGGAGAGCCCCGAGCGCGACGCGCTCTCCACGGCCACGTGGGCCTTTCCGCTGCTGCTGCTGTTGATGAACGTGGCCGTGCCGCTCGTCCTCTGGTCCGGCACCGCGCTGGGCCTGACGGGGCCGGCGGACTTCCACGTGCTCGCGGTGCCCGCGTCGCGCGGTGCTCACGCGCTCGCGCTGCTGGCCTTCCTCGGCGGCATCTCCGCCGCCAGCGCCATGGTCATCGTCACCACCCTGGCCATGGCGCCCATGTGCCTCACCCACCTGGTGCTGCCGCTCGGCTACGCGCGCGCGCCGGGCAACCTGTACCGCCGGCTGCTCTGGGCGCGGCGCGTCCTCATCGCCGCCATCATCCTCGCGGGTTACGGCTTCTACCTGCTGCTCGACAGGAGGGCCGCGGGACTGGTGGACCTGGGGCTCGTCTCCTTCGTGGGCGTGGCGCAGTTCATCCCCGGGCTGCTGGGCCTCCTCTTCTGGCCCCGGGCCACGCGCGTGGGCTTCCTCTCGGGCCTGGCCGCCGGCACCACCGTGTGGGGCGTGCTGTTGCTGCGGCCGCTGTGGCTCGGCGGCGGCCTGCCCCCGGGAGCCACGGCGCTGGCGGCGCTCCTGGGCTTCTCCACCGTCGAGCCCTGGGGCTTCGTCACCTTCACCTCCCTCATCCTCAACGCGCTGGCCTTCGTCGGCCTGTCGCTGGCCACGCGGCCCTCCTCCGAGGAAGCCGAGGCGGCCCGGCTGTGCGCGCGCGAGGCCCCGTCGCTCGCCGCTGGCAGCGTGACGGCCGGCTCTCCGGAGGAGTTCCGCCGCCAGCTGGCCCCCGTGCTCGGCCCGGACGCCGCCGTCGCCGAGCTGGACCGGGCACTCGCCGAGCTCGGGCTGTCGCAGGGGGAGCGCCGCCCCGCCGAGCTGCGCCGGTTGAGGGATCAGATCGAACGCAACCTGTCCGGCCTGCTCGGCCCGGTGCTGGCGCGGCTGGCGGTGAGCGAGGCGCTGCAGGTGGACCCCCAGGCGCGCACGGCGCTCGCCGAGCAACTGCGCTTCGTGGAGGAGCGGCTGCGGGACGCGAGTGGGATGAAGGGCCCGGTGCGCGAGCTGGAGGCGGTGCGGCGCTACCTGCAGCGCATCCTCGAGGAGCTGCCCCTGGGCGCGTGCGCGCTGGGACCGGACCAGGACGTGGTCATCTGGAACGCGGAGCTGGAGCGGCTGTCCGGGCTGAAGTCCGAGGAGGTACGAGGCCAGACGCTGTCACGCCTGCCTCCGCCCTGGGGTGAGCTGCTCTCCGGCTTCGCCTCGGGCCCGGACGCGGACGCGGAGGCGCAGGTGCGGCTGGACGGACGCGAGCGCATCCTCCGGCTGCACCGCTCGCTAGCCACGCCCTCGGGAGCCTCGGAGGCGGAGCCCGAGCGCCTGGAGGGCGCGGTGCTGCTGCTGGAGGACCTGACCGAGCGCAAGGCGATGGACGCGCGGCTGGCTCATCAGGATCGGCTGGCCTCGGTGGGACGGGTGGCGGCGGGCGTGGCGCATGAGATTGGCAACCCGCTGACGGCGATCACCAGCGTGGCGCAGAACCTCCGCTACGAGGAGGATCCGGCGGAGATTCAAGAGCGGGTGCAGCTCATCCTCCAGCAGGCGAAGCGCATCGACGCCATCGTGCGGGCGCTCGTCACCTTCAGCCACGCGGGGGCGGCGGGAAGCCAGGGGGAGCCCATCACCCGGGTGCCACTGGCGCCGCTGCTGACCGAGGCCGCGCAGCTCTCGCGTCTGGGCCGCAAGAGCGCGGACGTGCAGTGCGTGAGCCACTGCCCCGAGAGCCTGGAGGTGGTGGGGAACGCACAGCGGCTGGTGCAGGTCTTCGTGAACCTGGTCACCAACGCCATCGACGCCTCGCCACGAGGTGGCCTGGTGGAGCTCTTCGCCGAGGAGGCGGGAGAGCAGGTACGCGTGCGCGTGGTGGACAAGGGCCACGGGATTCCTCCCGAGCTGGCGCAGCGCATCTTCGAGCCCTTCTTCACCACCAAGCAGCCTGGAGAGGGAACGGGGCTGGGGCTCGCGCTGGTGTCCAGCATCATCCGGGAGCACGGAGGCACGCTGGAGGTGGACAGCCAGCCCGAGGCGGGCACCACCATCCGCGTCACCCTTCCAAAGGCGATGGCTCGACATGACCCGGCCCCGCCTGCTCCGGTGTCATCCTGA
- a CDS encoding PrsW family intramembrane metalloprotease has protein sequence MSAFVLGGSAIVPSLLLLWYILARDKNPEPRSLLVKTFLLGVFICLPVALLEEVIQGLLRPWLSGMWRAAWLEALFVAAIPEEVFKFLVLFGYVWRKPAFNEPLDGVVYGATASLGFATLENIFYVSEGGMGVALARALSSVPAHAFFGVVMGAHTGRARFCETESERFRLLSTGLIGAIALHAAYDAVLLTRSEFVLLMPVVLFVTVFWGRRLYKRLQAEQVRVLPEVTEQILVPEWMRAAGGMGRALPADPSVPSTGLVQIPLEPPVVERTWWSWCKLILGGLGLSFSSFVLLGASMGVSGWKTPWGLAEIVSLGVVLLMVGLPSVGSFLIFRSGLRGPFAPARGP, from the coding sequence ATGTCCGCCTTCGTCCTGGGGGGGTCGGCGATCGTGCCGTCCCTCCTCCTGCTCTGGTACATCCTCGCGCGCGACAAGAACCCCGAGCCCCGCTCGCTGCTGGTGAAGACGTTCCTGCTCGGGGTGTTCATCTGCCTCCCGGTGGCCCTGCTGGAGGAGGTCATCCAGGGGCTGTTGCGGCCATGGCTCTCGGGCATGTGGCGGGCGGCCTGGCTGGAGGCCCTCTTCGTGGCCGCCATCCCCGAGGAGGTCTTCAAGTTCCTGGTGCTGTTCGGCTACGTGTGGCGCAAGCCCGCCTTCAACGAGCCGCTGGATGGCGTCGTCTATGGCGCCACCGCCTCGCTCGGCTTCGCCACGCTGGAGAACATCTTCTACGTGAGCGAGGGCGGCATGGGGGTCGCGCTGGCGCGTGCCCTGTCCTCGGTCCCGGCCCATGCCTTCTTCGGCGTGGTGATGGGCGCCCATACCGGCCGGGCGCGGTTCTGCGAGACGGAATCCGAGCGCTTCAGGCTCCTGTCCACGGGCCTGATTGGCGCCATCGCGCTGCATGCCGCCTACGATGCCGTCCTGCTCACCCGCAGCGAGTTCGTCCTGCTGATGCCCGTGGTGCTGTTCGTCACCGTGTTCTGGGGGCGGAGGCTCTACAAGCGGCTCCAGGCCGAGCAGGTTCGTGTCCTCCCCGAGGTCACCGAGCAGATCCTCGTGCCGGAGTGGATGCGCGCGGCGGGCGGCATGGGTAGAGCGCTCCCGGCGGATCCATCGGTCCCCTCCACCGGGCTGGTTCAGATTCCTCTCGAGCCTCCAGTTGTCGAGCGCACCTGGTGGTCGTGGTGCAAGCTCATCCTCGGCGGGCTGGGGCTCTCCTTCAGCTCGTTCGTGCTGCTCGGTGCGTCCATGGGGGTCTCCGGGTGGAAGACACCGTGGGGCCTCGCGGAGATCGTCTCCTTGGGAGTGGTCCTCCTGATGGTCGGGCTGCCGTCGGTGGGCTCCTTCCTCATCTTCCGCTCGGGGCTTCGTGGCCCCTTCGCTCCGGCTCGCGGGCCCTGA
- a CDS encoding DUF488 family protein, with product MGTKRGTEQRKRKAPGWGKADIYTVGHSTRSAEELVELLRAHGIRTLVDIRTVPRSRTNPQFNQDTLPKTLAKEDIHYVHLPRLGGLRRAHKDSPNSAWRNASFRGYADYMQTDEFARGLEELRELTPDGPLALMCAEAVRWRCHRSLVADALYARGVVARHITSRTRAAPHELTPFAVLHGREVLYPGGEPEPSETLRAREPERRGHEAPSGR from the coding sequence ATGGGCACGAAGCGGGGCACGGAGCAGCGGAAACGGAAAGCACCGGGTTGGGGAAAGGCGGACATCTACACGGTGGGCCACTCCACGCGCTCGGCGGAGGAACTGGTGGAGCTGCTACGGGCCCACGGAATCCGGACGCTCGTGGACATCCGCACGGTGCCGCGCTCGCGAACGAACCCCCAGTTCAACCAGGACACGCTGCCGAAAACACTCGCTAAAGAGGACATCCATTACGTGCACCTACCAAGGCTCGGAGGCCTGCGGCGCGCGCACAAGGACTCCCCCAACTCCGCGTGGCGCAATGCCAGCTTCCGGGGCTACGCGGACTACATGCAGACCGACGAGTTCGCACGAGGGCTCGAAGAACTACGGGAGCTCACGCCAGACGGTCCGTTGGCCCTGATGTGCGCCGAGGCGGTGCGCTGGCGCTGCCACCGTTCGCTCGTGGCGGATGCACTGTACGCCCGGGGCGTGGTGGCGCGGCACATCACCAGCCGTACCCGCGCGGCCCCTCACGAGCTCACACCCTTCGCGGTGCTGCATGGCCGGGAGGTGCTCTACCCCGGGGGCGAGCCGGAGCCATCCGAGACGCTCAGGGCCCGCGAGCCGGAGCGAAGGGGCCACGAAGCCCCGAGCGGAAGATGA